The DNA region CAGACACCCTTTCTTTGAATTACATGACCTTCATTGCTGCAGGCGTAATTGGCATGACCATCCTGTTTACTTGCCTTTATGCTGGACAACACCTTCAGTTTGACCGCCATTACGGTTTGATGAAAGAAATGATGCTTTCCCCTATGCCGCGGTTACAGGTGTTGGCAGGAGTTACTTTAAGTGGTGCAACAAAAGCGCTGATTCAAACCGTAATCATTATGGTATTTGGATATTTTGTGGGAGTGCAATTCTTTAGCGGCTTTACAGTTGTTGAAACCGTTGTTTCACTTCTTGGAATTTTCTTGTTTGCAATACTGTTCTCTACTAGCTTGTTGTTTATTTCTAGTTCCATTGCAATGAGAATAAACAACCACGAAACAGTTCAAGCTCTAATCACTTTACTGACTTTGCCCCTGTTTTTCGCCAGTAACGCTTTATATCCCATCGAGTCATTGCCTGCCGCAATCAAAATTGTCAGCTATTTTAATCCACTGGCATATTTCATAAATGGGGTACGCTACTTTAGTGTCGGCTCAGACTTTTATTTTCAAGGCATCCATTACTCCTACAACAGCAACCAACTTTTGTTATCACTTGGTTTTCTT from Candidatus Bathyarchaeum sp. includes:
- a CDS encoding ABC transporter permease, with the protein product MRLTKNEFLAIYWKDMVKFSRSKAMLFSSLIQPILWLIVYGLSMSNNMNMFFPVNPDLTDTLSLNYMTFIAAGVIGMTILFTCLYAGQHLQFDRHYGLMKEMMLSPMPRLQVLAGVTLSGATKALIQTVIIMVFGYFVGVQFFSGFTVVETVVSLLGIFLFAILFSTSLLFISSSIAMRINNHETVQALITLLTLPLFFASNALYPIESLPAAIKIVSYFNPLAYFINGVRYFSVGSDFYFQGIHYSYNSNQLLLSLGFLVVFNLITFLCAYWVFKTAKDF